DNA from Trueperaceae bacterium:
ACCATGGGCTTCGGCCTGCCCGCGGCCATCGGCGCCGCCATCGCCAGGCCGGGCGAGACCGTCGTACTCGTGGCGGGCGACGGCAGCATCCAGATGAACATCCAGGAGCTGGCCACCCTCTACAAGCAGAACGTGCCCGTCATCATCGCCATCCTCAACAACGGCATGCTCGGCATGGTGCGGCAGTGGCAGGAGCTCTTCCACGCCCAGCGCTACAGCGAGGTCTACCTCGCGGACTCGAACCCCGACTTCGCCAAGCTGGCTGAGGCCTACGGCATCGAGGGGCACAACGTCTTCGACCGCGAGACGGCCCGCGAGGCCGTCGCGGCCGCCGTGGCCGCCAAGAAGCCCGTCCTCCTCAACTTCTTCGTCTACGAGGCCGAGAAGGTCTTCCCGATGGTGCCGTCCGGCGCCGGGGTCGACGAGATGATCCTCGGCGATCAGGCGCCGACCGCGCCCGCGCAGGCCGCCGCGGCGCAGAGCGCCGAGGCGGTGACGCGGTGAGCAAGCAGTACGTGCTCAGCGTCGTCGTGCGGGACCGGCCCGGGGTGCTGGTGCGCATCGCCAGCCTCTTCGCCCGCCGCGGCTTCAACATCGAGTCGTTGTCGGTGGCGCAGACCGAGCGGGCGGGGATCAGCCGCACGACGTTCGTCGTCTCCGGCTCCGACGACACGGTCGAGCAGGTCGAGAAGCAGCTGCAGAAGCTCATCGACGTCCTCACGGTGGTCGACCACAGCCGTAGCCGCTCCGTCGACCGCGAGCTCATGCTCCTCAAGGTGAGGGTCAAGAACCCCGACGAGCGCGTGGAGATCCGCCAGATCGCGCAGGACTTCCGCGCTCACATCGTCGACGTGGCCCGCACGGCCCTCGTGTTCGAGGTGACGGGCGACGCCGCCAAGATGGACGCCTTCATCGAGCAGATGCGCCCGTTCGGCATCGTGGAACTCATCCGCACCGGCCGGGTGGCGCTCGAGCGCACCCCGGCTGCCGCGGTCGCCTGAGAGGCGCCCCCCGCTCGCCCGCCGCTCGCGCGCCCAGGCGCGCCCAGGTGCGCCGGAAGCGGCCACCATCCACCCTAGCGACCTACCCCGCGCCGCCGCGTCCGCGGCGGCGACCCAAGGAGACGAACAGAGAATGGCCAACATCTACTACGACGCCGACGCCAACCTCCAGCACCTCGCGGGCAAGACCATCGCCGTCATCGGCTACGGCTCGCAGGGCCACGCGCACGCCCTCAACGCCAAGGAGTCGGGTTGCGACGTGGTCGTGGGCCTCAGGCGCGGCTCGCCCTCGTGGTCCGAGGCCGAGGCGGCCGGGCTCAAGGTGATGGAAGTCGACGAGGCCGCCAAGGCCGGCGACCTCGTGATGCTGCTGCTACCCGACGAGGTGCAGAAGGCCGTCTACGAGAAGCAGATCCGCCCGCACCTCGAACCGGGCAACGCGCTCCTGTTCGCCCACGGCTTCAACGTCCACTTCGGCCAGGTGGTGGCGCCCGACGGCGTGGACGTCTTCATGATCGCGCCGAAGGGCCCGGGTCACCTCGTGCGCCGCGTCTACACCGAGGGCGGGGGCGTGCCCTGCCTGCTGGCCATCCACGCCGACCCCACCGGCACCGCCAAGAACCTCGGCCTCGCCTACGCCAAGGCCATCGGCGGCACGCGCGCCGGCGTGCTCGAGACCTCGTTCCGCGAGGAGACGGAGACCGACCTGTTCGGCGAGCAGGCCGTCCTGTGCGGCGGCGTGTCGCACCTCATGCAGGCCGGGTTCGAGACGCTGGTCGAGGCCGGTTACGACCCGGAGATCGCCTACTTCGAGTGCGTCCACGAGATGAAGCTCATCGTCGACCTCATCTACGAGGGCGGCATGGAGCGCATGCGTTACTCGGTCAGCAACACGGCGGAGTTCGGCGACTACCGGACCGGGCCCCGCATCGTGACCGACGCCACCAAGGCCGAGATGAAGCGCGTGCTGGCCGAGATCAGGAACGGCAGCTTCGCCGCCGACTTCCTGAGCGAGAACGTGACGGGCCAGCCGCGCCTCAAGGCCGGCCGCAAGAACACCGAGATGCACCTGTTGGCGCGCACCGGGGCGCGCCTCCGCAAGATGATGCCGTTCATCGGCGGCAAGCGCTGAGGGGCGCCGGGTAGGGGCCAGGGAGGACAGGCAGATGGCGTACATCAAGTTCTTCGACACCACGCTCCGCGACGGCGAGCAGAGCCCGGGCGTGGCGCTCAACACGCAGCAGAAGCTCGACATCGCCCAGGCGCTCGCGAGACTCGGGGTCGACATCATCGAGGCGGGCTTCCCGATCACCTCGAGCGGCGACTTCGACTGCGTCCAGCGCATCGCGAAGGAGGTGCGCGGTCCGGTCATCGCGGCGCTCGCCCGCACCCACAAGCTCGACATCGAGCGGGCCGCGGAGGCCATCGCGCCCGCCGAGCGGGGCCGCATCCACCTCTTCACGAGTGCCAGCGACGTGCACCTCGAGTACATGCTCCGCAAGACGCGCGACGAGGTGCTCGCCATCTCCGACGAGACCGTCAGGTACGCCAAGCAGTTCACGGACGACGTCGAGTTCTCGGCGCAGGACTGCATGCGCGCCGACCCCGCCTTCGTCTACGAACTCGTGCGCGTGGCCATCGCGGCCGGCGCCACCACGGTGAACATCCCGGACACCACCGGCTACGGCACGCCCCTCGACTACGGCGCCCTCATCAGGAGCATCTTCGAGAACGTGCCGGAGGCGCGCGGCGTGGCCATCTCGACCCACTGCCACGACGACCTCGGCATGGCGACGGCCAACACGCTGGCGGCGGTGGAGAACGGCGCCACGCAGGTCGAGGTCACCATGAACGGCATCGGCGAGCGCGCCGGCAACACGGCGCTCGAGGAAGTCGCCATGGCGCTCTACACCCGCCGCGACCATTACGGGCACGACATCGGCATCAACACCCGCGAGCTCTACCGCGTGTCGCGGCTCGTGTCGCGCTACACGGGCATGATGGTGCAGCCGAACAAGGCGATCGTGGGGGAGAACGCCTTCGCGCACGAGTCCGGGATCCACCAGGACGGCGTCATCAAGAACCTGAGCACGTACGAGATCATGAACGCCGAGCTGGTCGGACGCGAAGCGGGCGTGCTCGTGATGGGCAAGCATTCGGGGCGCAACGCCTTCCGGCAGCGACTCGGCGAGCTCGGCTACCAGGACCTGTCGCAGGAGCAGCTCAACGAGCTGTTCAAGCAGTTCAAGGAGCTCGCCGACGTCAAGCAGTCCGTCACGACCGAGGACCTGCGCGCCCTCGTCGAGAACGAGATCGTCAAGGTGGCCGAGACCTACAGGCTCGAGCACGTGCAGTTCCAGTCGGGGATGGGCGGCATGACGCCGCAGGCGCTCGTGCGCTTGCGCTCGCCCGACGAGCTGCTCGAGGCCACGGCCACCGGCTCGGGTCCCGTCGACGCCGCCTTCAAGGCGCTCGCCAGCCTCACCCCCATACCGCTGGTGCTCGAGAGCTACGACCTCAAGGCCATCGGCAGCGGCACGGACGCGTTGGGCGAGGTGACGATCCGCGTGACGGCGGGTGGGCAGACGCTCTTCGGCCGCGCCATCTCGACCGACGTCGTGCACTCGTCGGTGCTCGCCTACGTCGACGTCATGAACAAGCTCGCGGCCGGGGTGGGCAGGGCGAAGGCGGAGGGCGCCACCCTCACCATGACGCTACCGTGAGCGGCCTAGCGCCGGCGCGCGGCGGCGGGGTCGTCGAGATCTACGACACGACGCTGCGCGACGGCACGCAGGGCCAGGACGTGCAGTTCACGAGCGACGACAAGGTCGCCATCGCCAAGCGCCTCGACGCCTTCGGCGTCGACTACATCGAGGGGGGCTGGCCAGGCTCCAACCCGAAGGACGCGCGCTTCTTCGAGGCGATGCGGGGGGTGGAGCTCGCTCACGCCAAGCTCACCGCCTTCGGGAGCACGCGCCACAAGGACGCCCTGCCCGAGGACGACGCCAACCTGCGGGCCCTGCTCGACGCCGGCACGGAGGTTGTGGCCATCTTCGGGAAGTCGTGGACGCTGCACGTGGAGCACGCGCTGGGCGCCACGCTGGACGCGAACCTGGAGATGATCCGCACGTCGGTCGAGTACCTGCGGGCGCAGGGGCGGCGCGTGCTCTACCTGGCCGAGCACTTCTTCGACGGTCACGCGGCCGACGCCGACTACGCCCAGGCCACGCTCCGGGCGGCCCTGGCGGGCGGCGCCGAGCGCCTCGTGCTGTGCGACACGAACGGCGGGTCGTTGCCGGGCACCGTCTCCGACCTGACCAGGGCCGTGGTGGCGATGAGCCCGGTGCCCGTCGGCATCCACGCCCACAACGACGGGGAGCTGGCGGTGGCGAACAGCCTGGCTGCCGTGCAGGCGGGCGCCTCGCACGTGCAGGGCACGATCAACGGCTATGGCGAGCGCTGCGGCAACGCCAACCTGGTCAGCATCGTCGCCAACCTGAGCCTGAAGCTCGGGCGCCCCCAGCCGCAGCGGCTCGCCGACCTGAAGGCGTTGTCGCGCTACGTCGACGAGCGCGCCAACCTGTCACCCAACGTCCGCGCCGCCTACGTCGGCGACGGCGCCTTCGCTCACAAGGGCGGGGTGCACGTGTCGGCCGTCAACAAGCTGCCGCAGACGTACGAG
Protein-coding regions in this window:
- the ilvN gene encoding acetolactate synthase small subunit → MSKQYVLSVVVRDRPGVLVRIASLFARRGFNIESLSVAQTERAGISRTTFVVSGSDDTVEQVEKQLQKLIDVLTVVDHSRSRSVDRELMLLKVRVKNPDERVEIRQIAQDFRAHIVDVARTALVFEVTGDAAKMDAFIEQMRPFGIVELIRTGRVALERTPAAAVA
- the ilvC gene encoding ketol-acid reductoisomerase is translated as MANIYYDADANLQHLAGKTIAVIGYGSQGHAHALNAKESGCDVVVGLRRGSPSWSEAEAAGLKVMEVDEAAKAGDLVMLLLPDEVQKAVYEKQIRPHLEPGNALLFAHGFNVHFGQVVAPDGVDVFMIAPKGPGHLVRRVYTEGGGVPCLLAIHADPTGTAKNLGLAYAKAIGGTRAGVLETSFREETETDLFGEQAVLCGGVSHLMQAGFETLVEAGYDPEIAYFECVHEMKLIVDLIYEGGMERMRYSVSNTAEFGDYRTGPRIVTDATKAEMKRVLAEIRNGSFAADFLSENVTGQPRLKAGRKNTEMHLLARTGARLRKMMPFIGGKR
- a CDS encoding 2-isopropylmalate synthase, producing MAYIKFFDTTLRDGEQSPGVALNTQQKLDIAQALARLGVDIIEAGFPITSSGDFDCVQRIAKEVRGPVIAALARTHKLDIERAAEAIAPAERGRIHLFTSASDVHLEYMLRKTRDEVLAISDETVRYAKQFTDDVEFSAQDCMRADPAFVYELVRVAIAAGATTVNIPDTTGYGTPLDYGALIRSIFENVPEARGVAISTHCHDDLGMATANTLAAVENGATQVEVTMNGIGERAGNTALEEVAMALYTRRDHYGHDIGINTRELYRVSRLVSRYTGMMVQPNKAIVGENAFAHESGIHQDGVIKNLSTYEIMNAELVGREAGVLVMGKHSGRNAFRQRLGELGYQDLSQEQLNELFKQFKELADVKQSVTTEDLRALVENEIVKVAETYRLEHVQFQSGMGGMTPQALVRLRSPDELLEATATGSGPVDAAFKALASLTPIPLVLESYDLKAIGSGTDALGEVTIRVTAGGQTLFGRAISTDVVHSSVLAYVDVMNKLAAGVGRAKAEGATLTMTLP
- a CDS encoding citramalate synthase, with amino-acid sequence MSGLAPARGGGVVEIYDTTLRDGTQGQDVQFTSDDKVAIAKRLDAFGVDYIEGGWPGSNPKDARFFEAMRGVELAHAKLTAFGSTRHKDALPEDDANLRALLDAGTEVVAIFGKSWTLHVEHALGATLDANLEMIRTSVEYLRAQGRRVLYLAEHFFDGHAADADYAQATLRAALAGGAERLVLCDTNGGSLPGTVSDLTRAVVAMSPVPVGIHAHNDGELAVANSLAAVQAGASHVQGTINGYGERCGNANLVSIVANLSLKLGRPQPQRLADLKALSRYVDERANLSPNVRAAYVGDGAFAHKGGVHVSAVNKLPQTYEHVPPESVGNRRRVLVSDLSGRANVVAKLAEWADGAAPHAGAAHAAGADAREVVAHIKELEARGYAYEGAEASFQLLTRKVQGGFEPYFHMDGFTVMIDKTVGAPRCEATVRLRVGEHAEHSAASGDGPVNALDRCLLKALGSFYPSLLTLTLRDYKVRVLSGPETGTSSVVRVQVEMGDGNTTWSTVGASTNIIEASYEALIDAYEYKLVTDGVVPPAAGKELPASA